The DNA window GCGATAGTCGCCTGAACACTCAGCGCAGGCCAATTCTGCTCAAAAGCATAACGAGCCAGTTGTTCTTGTTTGGCGCTGTCTCGTGAAGAAACTAAATTAATCCATTCTGAGCGGGCCAGATCATCCATATGCCAATACATCAATTCACGGATCCGCTTAATCTGCGGTAACTCCGCAATGGAAGCATCAGGTCTTTCTGACTTATTGATCATCAAAGGATAGGACAGATGTAATTTCTGCGCTGCTACCATGGGGTAGAAACCACGATGTTCCATCAAATTACGTAATATGGCATCTCCTTCCTTTTTTTTACCCGTATTCAACAGGACAATCGCACGCCAATATTGCCATTCATCTTTTTGCAGGACATTTTTAGGTAACAAGCTTAACCATTCCGCCAGCCCTTTTTCATCAGCATCCTGTAGCGCCAAACGAATACGGCGTTCAATCAGGGCGCTGGAGTGTGAGCCTTGTATTGCATTATCCCGCCATTTTGCTTGCTCTGGAGTAATATCACTCATTAATTGCCATGCCACTATGTCTTTTAATCTCTGTCTTTCCTGGTCATTCATTTTTTGTGCCCGTGCAATGGAGGAGAGACTGAGTCTGGCTTGCTCAGCATTTTTACGGGCAAAATGGGAAAAGGCATTGATGATCATAGAACGGGTGAAGTCAGTCGGCCTTATTGTTCTGGCAAGGTGTTCAACAGATGCAGGATCACTTTGCAATTTCAGTAAATGAGTTCTCAAGCTGCGATAATTTAAGGGCAGGCGCTTGATAAGATAACTAGCGAGGGTTGTATTATTCTCCTCTACTGCTAACTCGATACGCTGCAATATTAAATTTACGGATAAGTGCCCGGAGCGTTCCCAGACATTGAACAAATTATCGCAATCATCGGGCAATGAGTTGCCACGTAACCAAATTTCCTTAGCGCCTTTCCAGGCAGCTTGCTGCTTTCCTACTGCCCATTTAGCAAAGTAATAATTACAACGTGCTGCCATGGTATTGGGTGCATTAGGACTGAATGCCAGAATGCCATACCAATCTCCGTCACTTGCCAGAGAGTTGATGTATAGGGATGACAGGGAATGAGTGGGTGGCAGGGTCGGGTAAGTAGTCATGAAGTGACGAACTTGCCGGGGAGAAGCAATTTTCAGGTTACGAACTAATTGGCGATACTCCAGATAAGGATACAGAGGGTAATCCTTTAATGTTGGCATCAACCGATCAACTTCTGCTATATTTTTCGCATCCCACGCGAGTTTTATTGCCTGATAGCGCTCCCGTTGAGCGTCCAGAGAGTCTGCATGCGCCATTCCGACAACAGAAGCCAGACTAACAGTCATTATAAAATGCTGCCATTTACTTATAGTCACATACTCCTCCAGAAGATTGACCGGTAGTGAACGAAATATAAATTGTTTTAATTATAATAATATTGATGTGATTTATCACAACGATGAACGTAATTGAACATAATGCTAAACAGGTAGCAACACGATCAGCTAAATTTAGGGTAAAATACCCCATCCAAGCCCCACAAGCGTAAATCAATATTAAATATTTCCTTAATTATCAAAAAGGTACATTACTTTGGCTCAATATGTTTATAGTATGCACCGGGTTGGAAAAATTGTTCCCCCGAAAAGGCATATTCTGAAAAATATTTCCTTGAGTTTTTTCCCTGGAGCAAAAATCGGTGTTCTTGGCCTGAATGGTGCCGGTAAATCGACCTTACTGCGTATCATGGCAGGGATCGATAAAGATATTGAGGGGGAAGCGCGTCCACAACCGGGTATCAAAATTGGCTATTTGCCGCAGGAGCCTAAACTCAATCCTGAACATACCGTTCGTGAAGCGGTGGAAGAAGCCGTCAGCGAAGTTAAAAATGCACTGACACGCCTTGATGAAGTTTACGCCGCGTATGCTGATCCAGATGCGGATTTTGACAAACTGGCTAAAGAACAAGGTGAACTGGAAGCGATTATCCAGTCTCATGACGGTCATAATCTGGATAACCAACTTGAACGAGCGGCTGACGCCCTGCGTTTGCCAGCATGGGATGCTAAAATTGAGCACCTGTCCGGGGGGGAACGTCGCCGTGTTGCGATTTGCCGCCTGTTGCTGGAAAAACCGGACATGCTGTTGCTTGATGAACCGACTAACCACCTTGATGCTGAATCTGTAGCATGGCTGGAGCGCTTCCTGCACGATTATGAAGGTACTGTCGTTGCTATTACCCACGACCGTTACTTCCTCGATAACGTTGCCGGCTGGATCCTGGAGCTTGACCGTGGCGAAGGTATTCCATGGGAAGGTAATTATTCTTCGTGGCTGGAGCAGAAAGATGCTCGTCTGGCACAAGAAGCCGCAACCGAAGCTGCTCGTCGTAAATCCATTGAGAAAGAGCTGGAATGGGTTCGTCAGAATCCGAAAGGACGTCAGGCCAAAGGTAAGGCTCGTCTGGCTCGCTTTGAAGAACTCAATAACGTTGAGTACCAGAAACGTAACGAAACCAGTGAATTGTTCATTCCGCCTGGGCCAAGGATGGGGGACAAGGTACTGGAAGTGAGTAATCTGACTAAATCTTATGGTGATCGGGTTCTGATTGATAACCTGAATTTCTCTCTGCCAAAAGGTGCTATTGTCGGGATTATCGGCCCGAACGGTGCGGGTAAATCAACTCTGTTCCGTATGTTGTCTGGTCAGGAACAACCGGATTCCGGCTCAATCACTTTGGGTGAGACCGTGAAACTGGCTTCCGTTGATCAGTTCCGCGATAACATGGATGACAAGAAGACAGTATGGGAAGAAGTGTCCGGCGGGCAGGATATTATGCGCATCGGTAGCTTTGAGATCCCAAGCCGTGCCTATGTAGGCCGCTTTAACTTTAAAGGCGTGGATCAAGGCAAGCGTGTTGGTGAATTGTCCGGTGGTGAACGTGGCCGTCTGCATCTGGCGAAACTTCTGCAAGTGGGCGGTAATATGTTGTTGCTGGACGAACCAACCAATGACCTGGATATCGAAACTCTGCGCGCACTGGAAAATGCTCTGTTGGAATTCCCGGGTTGTGCAATGGTTATTTCCCATGACCGTTGGTTCCTTGACCGTATTGCAACACACATCATTGATTATCAAGATGAAGGTAAAGTGAGTTTCTTTGAAGGAAACTTCAGCGAATACGAAGATTATAAGAAGCGGACACTGGGCGCTGAAGCGTTGGAGCCTCATCGCATTAAGTATAAGAAAATCAGTAAATAAGATTTATTCAGTTAAGATAAGAAACGGCCTGATATCAGGCCGTTTTCGTTCTTTTAAGAAAACATACGGTTATGACACCATAACCCTTTGCTCCTGGAAGGATTCATAAGTCTTAATGACTTTACCTCTTTCTAGAGTAATCATACTATCAGCGTACTGAATCAGGCGTTTATCTTGAGAGGCGATCACTACTGTGCCTTTCTGCTCATGTGCGATAAATTTAAAGATATCAACAAACATCTTTAATTCCTGATGGCTTAAGTGACGAGTCGGTTCATCTGCAAATAGATATTCAGGTCTTCTTACGAGTGCTTTTGCCATAGCAGCCCGCTGTCTTTCATTTTCAGAAAGCTCTCCTGGATAGTAACGGCCCTTGTCACTTAATTTCACAATATCTAACGATTTCTGTGCAATTCTTACTGCTTGTTCTTGAGAAAGAGATAACCCGTAAGAGTTGGATAATAACAAATTATCTAACAGCGTAAGCTCACTGGATAAATTAAAACCCTGAAAAATAAATCCACTATTTTTCGAATGAAACTGATCTAACTCGGAATCACTCATTAGTTTTAGCTTGTTATTATTAATTAATACATCTCCTTGATCTGGTTGTAACATACCCGAAGCAATCGATAGCAATATGCTGTTGGTTGATGTCTTCGGCCCTGTTATCAAAGTAATTTCACCTGGTATAATAGAAAATGTGATGTCTGAAATCATTTCATAATTAACTGTATTATCAGTTAGACCATATGAAATATTGATAACTTCAATCGATTTAAATTGATTTAAGTTCATATTCTCAACACAATTAGGTTAAAAAGTTAAAGCTTTTTCCTTAAATATGTTATCTAAATTTATTGGCGGCTTATTAATATCAATAAGACATTGTACAAATTTAAATAGTTCACGCATGAAATATCTCGACAATACTAAACTTATGTCAATTATTATTTACAATTATTATATAATAAATGAGATATTTCTTAGTCT is part of the Xenorhabdus cabanillasii genome and encodes:
- the sltY gene encoding murein transglycosylase; its protein translation is MSKWQHFIMTVSLASVVGMAHADSLDAQRERYQAIKLAWDAKNIAEVDRLMPTLKDYPLYPYLEYRQLVRNLKIASPRQVRHFMTTYPTLPPTHSLSSLYINSLASDGDWYGILAFSPNAPNTMAARCNYYFAKWAVGKQQAAWKGAKEIWLRGNSLPDDCDNLFNVWERSGHLSVNLILQRIELAVEENNTTLASYLIKRLPLNYRSLRTHLLKLQSDPASVEHLARTIRPTDFTRSMIINAFSHFARKNAEQARLSLSSIARAQKMNDQERQRLKDIVAWQLMSDITPEQAKWRDNAIQGSHSSALIERRIRLALQDADEKGLAEWLSLLPKNVLQKDEWQYWRAIVLLNTGKKKEGDAILRNLMEHRGFYPMVAAQKLHLSYPLMINKSERPDASIAELPQIKRIRELMYWHMDDLARSEWINLVSSRDSAKQEQLARYAFEQNWPALSVQATIAGKMWDHLEERFPLAWQNEFAHFTSDKSISQSYAMAIARQESAWYPQARSSKGASGLMQLMPNTAEHTAKSQKIDGYVSSSQLMNPTINIKIGTAYLESIYQSFGNNRILASAAYNAGPRNVERWLTSSAGNIDAIAFIESIPFSETRSYVKNVLAYDVFYHNFMGKLSNVLTDAEWQRRY
- a CDS encoding ATP-binding cassette domain-containing protein, coding for MNLNQFKSIEVINISYGLTDNTVNYEMISDITFSIIPGEITLITGPKTSTNSILLSIASGMLQPDQGDVLINNNKLKLMSDSELDQFHSKNSGFIFQGFNLSSELTLLDNLLLSNSYGLSLSQEQAVRIAQKSLDIVKLSDKGRYYPGELSENERQRAAMAKALVRRPEYLFADEPTRHLSHQELKMFVDIFKFIAHEQKGTVVIASQDKRLIQYADSMITLERGKVIKTYESFQEQRVMVS
- the ettA gene encoding energy-dependent translational throttle protein EttA, whose protein sequence is MAQYVYSMHRVGKIVPPKRHILKNISLSFFPGAKIGVLGLNGAGKSTLLRIMAGIDKDIEGEARPQPGIKIGYLPQEPKLNPEHTVREAVEEAVSEVKNALTRLDEVYAAYADPDADFDKLAKEQGELEAIIQSHDGHNLDNQLERAADALRLPAWDAKIEHLSGGERRRVAICRLLLEKPDMLLLDEPTNHLDAESVAWLERFLHDYEGTVVAITHDRYFLDNVAGWILELDRGEGIPWEGNYSSWLEQKDARLAQEAATEAARRKSIEKELEWVRQNPKGRQAKGKARLARFEELNNVEYQKRNETSELFIPPGPRMGDKVLEVSNLTKSYGDRVLIDNLNFSLPKGAIVGIIGPNGAGKSTLFRMLSGQEQPDSGSITLGETVKLASVDQFRDNMDDKKTVWEEVSGGQDIMRIGSFEIPSRAYVGRFNFKGVDQGKRVGELSGGERGRLHLAKLLQVGGNMLLLDEPTNDLDIETLRALENALLEFPGCAMVISHDRWFLDRIATHIIDYQDEGKVSFFEGNFSEYEDYKKRTLGAEALEPHRIKYKKISK